From a region of the Corallococcus coralloides DSM 2259 genome:
- a CDS encoding GlsB/YeaQ/YmgE family stress response membrane protein has translation MALETILLWAVIGLIAGWLASAVVGGGYGLIGDIVVGVVGAFLGGFILRALGTGAPFGGIAGTIFVAFIGAVVLLLILRLIHSSTVRRV, from the coding sequence ATGGCGCTGGAGACAATCCTGTTGTGGGCGGTGATCGGCCTCATCGCTGGATGGCTCGCGTCCGCGGTGGTGGGCGGTGGCTACGGCCTGATTGGCGACATCGTCGTGGGCGTGGTGGGCGCGTTCCTGGGAGGTTTCATCCTCCGGGCGCTCGGCACGGGAGCCCCGTTCGGTGGCATCGCGGGCACCATCTTCGTGGCGTTCATCGGAGCGGTGGTGCTGCTGCTGATACTGCGGCTCATCCATTCGAGCACGGTCCGAAGGGTCTGA
- a CDS encoding JmjC domain-containing protein: MKRIFESVGSPLQFDRESFRCRHTLLGHPALELENLAGVVQRLPSENVFFSSGLVPKDADFDRAHLDYRTGLSLKDTVENMMTSNSYIMLRAPEQDPSFRDLYRALLSEVEDLMRQQGVGTHAVDPMLYLFIASPGSVTPFHLDRYSTLLMQFRGSKAVHISKAWDEQVVPAPDLEAFVARSGSKVNYRETFDATAERYTFGPGDALHIPFVAPHYVKNGMDDVSVSLSIIFNTRETARHLRALRTNHALRKHLGPLGHRPTPVNRFLPLDHVKSGMERVVRRARGLLHA; encoded by the coding sequence ATGAAGCGCATCTTCGAGTCTGTCGGGTCGCCGTTGCAGTTCGACCGTGAGTCCTTCCGGTGCCGTCACACGCTCCTGGGACATCCCGCGTTGGAGCTGGAGAACCTGGCGGGCGTGGTGCAGCGGCTGCCTTCCGAGAACGTGTTCTTCAGCTCCGGTCTGGTGCCCAAGGACGCGGACTTCGACCGCGCGCACCTGGACTACCGCACCGGCCTGTCGCTGAAGGACACCGTGGAGAACATGATGACGAGCAACTCGTACATCATGCTGCGCGCGCCGGAGCAGGACCCCAGCTTCCGCGACCTGTACCGCGCGCTCCTGTCGGAGGTGGAGGACCTGATGCGCCAGCAGGGCGTGGGCACCCACGCCGTGGATCCGATGCTCTACCTCTTCATCGCGTCCCCCGGCAGCGTCACGCCCTTCCACCTGGACCGCTACTCCACGCTGCTGATGCAGTTCCGGGGCAGCAAGGCGGTGCACATCTCGAAGGCGTGGGACGAACAGGTGGTCCCCGCGCCGGACCTGGAGGCCTTCGTCGCGCGCTCCGGCTCCAAGGTGAACTACCGCGAGACCTTCGATGCGACGGCGGAGCGCTACACCTTCGGACCCGGGGACGCGCTGCACATCCCCTTCGTGGCGCCGCACTACGTGAAGAACGGCATGGACGATGTCTCCGTGTCGCTGTCCATCATCTTCAACACCCGCGAGACGGCCCGGCACCTGCGCGCGCTGCGCACCAATCATGCGCTGCGCAAGCACCTGGGGCCGCTGGGGCACCGGCCCACGCCGGTGAACCGCTTCCTGCCGCTGGACCACGTGAAGAGCGGCATGGAGCGCGTGGTGCGCCGGGCGCGCGGCCTGCTGCACGCCTGA
- a CDS encoding group I truncated hemoglobin, which translates to MTSVYEKLGGEPAMAAAVDVFYRKVLADDRISHFFEDVDMERQAAKQKAFLTMVTGGPANYSGKDMRAGHKHLVERGLNATHFDAVVGHLKETLEELGVPAELVGQVLTVAEGARADVLNR; encoded by the coding sequence ATGACGAGCGTGTACGAGAAGCTTGGCGGAGAGCCGGCGATGGCGGCGGCGGTGGACGTCTTCTACCGGAAGGTGCTGGCCGACGACCGCATCAGCCACTTCTTCGAGGACGTGGACATGGAGCGCCAGGCCGCGAAGCAGAAGGCGTTCCTGACGATGGTGACCGGCGGGCCGGCGAACTACTCGGGCAAGGACATGCGCGCGGGGCACAAGCACCTGGTGGAGCGTGGGCTGAACGCGACGCACTTCGACGCGGTGGTGGGGCACCTGAAGGAGACGCTGGAGGAGCTGGGCGTGCCCGCGGAGCTGGTGGGCCAGGTGCTGACCGTCGCCGAAGGGGCGCGGGCGGACGTGTTGAACCGCTGA
- a CDS encoding 2Fe-2S iron-sulfur cluster-binding protein, with translation MAKVRHESEWYPLEPGETVLDGLLRQGVRVPHACRAGACQSCLMRATSGPVPEAAQVGLKDTLRARGYFLACTCRPQEGTALEVAGASELRVPARVVDLETLSADVFAVRLEVETPLDHRAGQYVTVVRADGLARSYSLASLPREGRLELHVRLVPGGAMSGWFAREVRHGDRVHVQGPAGDCFYVPGQPDAPLLLAGTGTGLAPLYGILRDALEAGHTGPIHLFHGAKDPGGLYLVDALRALAASHPNLHYRPVVLAGGGGEVEEGTLEAKVLTCLPKRPVGWRAFLCGNPEAVLSLRKKLFLAGVSLKDIHADAFLPSVSRAGPVAGAA, from the coding sequence ATGGCGAAGGTGCGGCATGAATCCGAGTGGTATCCGCTGGAGCCCGGAGAGACGGTGCTGGACGGACTGCTGCGCCAGGGCGTGCGCGTGCCGCATGCGTGCCGGGCGGGGGCCTGCCAGTCCTGCCTGATGCGAGCGACCTCGGGCCCCGTGCCCGAGGCGGCGCAGGTGGGGCTCAAGGACACGTTGCGGGCGCGAGGCTACTTCCTCGCGTGCACGTGCCGGCCCCAGGAGGGCACGGCGCTGGAGGTGGCGGGGGCGTCGGAGCTGCGCGTCCCCGCGCGGGTGGTGGACCTGGAGACGCTCAGCGCGGACGTCTTCGCGGTGCGGCTGGAGGTGGAGACGCCGCTCGACCATCGCGCGGGGCAGTACGTCACGGTGGTGCGCGCGGACGGGCTCGCGCGCAGCTACTCCCTGGCGAGCCTGCCTCGGGAGGGCCGGCTGGAACTGCACGTGCGGCTCGTGCCCGGGGGCGCCATGAGCGGGTGGTTCGCTCGCGAAGTCAGACACGGCGACCGGGTGCACGTGCAGGGGCCGGCCGGGGATTGCTTCTACGTGCCCGGTCAGCCGGACGCGCCGCTGCTCCTGGCGGGGACGGGCACGGGGCTCGCGCCGCTGTACGGAATCCTGCGGGATGCGCTGGAGGCGGGCCACACCGGCCCCATCCACCTGTTCCATGGGGCGAAGGACCCGGGCGGGCTGTACCTCGTGGACGCGCTGAGGGCCCTGGCGGCGAGCCATCCGAACCTCCACTACCGGCCCGTCGTGCTGGCGGGGGGAGGTGGGGAGGTGGAGGAGGGGACCCTGGAGGCGAAGGTCCTCACCTGCCTCCCGAAGCGCCCGGTGGGCTGGCGAGCGTTCCTCTGCGGCAACCCCGAAGCGGTGCTATCCCTGCGCAAGAAGCTCTTTCTCGCGGGGGTCTCGCTGAAGGACATCCACGCGGATGCCTTCCTGCCGAGCGTGTCGCGAGCGGGGCCCGTCGCCGGAGCCGCCTGA
- a CDS encoding RrF2 family transcriptional regulator — translation MHLTLHADYSLRVLMYLAARPGRPSSTQEMADAYGISKHHLVRVVQTLAQEGHVEVRAGRAGGVLLAKAPGDIRLGKVVRAAEPDFHLVECFDRERNTCPIASLCGLKGVLAEARDAFFATLDKYSLEDLLRRSKPGLADLLLKPAAPQE, via the coding sequence TTGCACCTGACCCTTCACGCCGACTACTCGCTGCGCGTCCTCATGTACCTGGCGGCACGTCCCGGGCGGCCGTCATCCACGCAGGAGATGGCGGACGCCTACGGCATCTCCAAGCATCACCTGGTGCGCGTGGTGCAGACGCTGGCGCAGGAGGGGCACGTGGAGGTGAGGGCCGGGCGGGCCGGCGGCGTGCTGCTGGCGAAGGCCCCGGGAGACATCCGGCTGGGCAAGGTGGTGAGGGCGGCCGAGCCGGATTTCCACCTGGTGGAGTGCTTCGACCGGGAGCGCAACACCTGCCCCATCGCGTCGCTCTGCGGCCTCAAGGGCGTGCTGGCGGAGGCACGCGACGCGTTCTTCGCCACGTTGGACAAGTACTCGCTGGAGGACCTGCTGCGCCGCTCCAAGCCCGGACTGGCGGACCTGTTGCTGAAGCCGGCCGCGCCACAGGAGTAG
- a CDS encoding carbohydrate binding domain-containing protein encodes MKRQPQLALLAVFAVILLHAQPAKAQIAAAHVYHNHMPNFWAYYDLTQYNATPVGSPIRYAYDGQVIQIKQSPPANYTYFLPSGAPMPHDDLVTYYSHHAKVGAYQYWPPDVAADMKANASTGQIHVTMSGAVVNNVNDLVTRRNVSGYDNANWGATWRDRYANLRTPAGNRSLDLIHFTGHHSMGPLVGPEYFLKDLIYQSATLSQSYFLGSGFTASKGFFPTELGFSERLIPTLAKLGVKWSVIGDNHFSRTLKDYPFLNDPGSDTLVSPPNRADLQNTSTVGAWVSESMAHEQQVIRNKYPFASTPHWVRYVDPATGAESRVVGIPVNQNGSWLEGWEGQATVDVVGLRNFEGLVSQKQFFVLAHDGDNSGGRAGSLDTWLNGRAVTCTGGVQCLGIDEYLVNNTPVATDVVHVQDGSWVDTRDSSSDPQWHHWRLPFGIWKGQFPAFNSATGLNLAPKTNLSGVQEGMTVSLEHGWHYLERNFALLQASLNYAKTAEQLWLDAHPNHWKPTTALDSQVTHAGNQLNPWMLSFPVKGDAANDWAGGANPAELAWYFLLPAMDSGFGYYDENVDDNVKPTLSFNQSLYFSKPYVQDRLAQDRTGPSVWWPQRWPYNPGSANTDKSEGWTLHHFDNNFALYTYAFDVSGITSIKARVRVHTAKSIDPLDNTPRVYDPVALKAAGVPGIDPSRVGAWADYPLQRRELRPVMNGVAWQPAHLPVMQKVAAQEIGDLYYVYLGAYRDQLLDYYIEATDSRGNVTRSEIQSVYVGAGKYRLEGGKYIEDINGSVTGTYPFLRVDTTAPTAPTGLAATRTDRSVTLTWTASTDNVGVTGYQVFRNGTQVGSPSTTSYTDSGLTAGTAYSYTVRARDAAGNTSAASSALSVTTLPPDTTAPSAPSGLSASGVTSSSVVLSWTAATDNYGVSDYLVFRNGTQVSAPTATTYTDTGLSSSTAYSYTVKARDAAGNTSVASAALSVTTGLGYTTTVYYKKGFATPYIHYRPAGGTWTTAPGVLMPDAEVTGYAKYTVNLGSVQQLEAVFNNGSGTWDNNNGGNYLFPTGTSTFNAGVITAGAPVSDTSAPSVPTGLTSPSKSATTVSLSWTASTDNVGVTGYLVFRNGTQVGTPTSTSYTDSGLSSNTAYSYTVRARDAAGNTSTASTALSVTTSAGNTATVYYKKGYATPYLHYRPAGGTWTTSPGVAMATAEVSGYAKYTVSLGSATQLEAVFNNGSGTWDNNGGLNYFFPAGTSTFNAGTISAGAPSQDTTAPSVPSGLTAPSKTATTVSLTWTASTDASGIAGYDVYRNGALVGSPTTASYTDTGLTVGTAYSYTVRARDTAGNASAQSSALSVTTSTSGATVTFNVTASTVMGQNVYVVGSVAALGSWSPASAVLLSAANYPTWSAAVGLPGSTAIEYKFIKKDAANNVTWESGANRTLTTPATGTSTVNDTWR; translated from the coding sequence ATGAAAAGACAGCCGCAACTGGCCTTGCTCGCGGTGTTCGCCGTCATCCTGTTACACGCGCAACCGGCAAAGGCCCAAATCGCCGCCGCGCACGTGTATCACAATCACATGCCCAACTTCTGGGCGTACTACGACCTGACCCAATACAACGCGACGCCGGTGGGTAGCCCCATCCGCTACGCGTATGACGGGCAGGTCATCCAGATAAAGCAGTCACCTCCGGCCAACTACACCTATTTCCTGCCGTCGGGCGCGCCCATGCCGCACGACGACCTGGTGACGTATTACTCGCACCACGCGAAGGTGGGCGCGTATCAATACTGGCCGCCGGACGTGGCCGCGGACATGAAGGCCAACGCCTCCACGGGGCAGATTCACGTCACCATGTCCGGCGCGGTGGTGAACAACGTCAACGACCTGGTCACCCGCCGCAACGTGTCTGGCTACGACAACGCCAACTGGGGCGCCACCTGGCGCGACCGCTACGCCAACCTGCGCACGCCCGCGGGAAACCGCTCGTTGGACCTCATCCACTTCACGGGCCACCACTCCATGGGCCCGCTGGTGGGGCCGGAGTACTTCCTCAAGGACCTCATCTACCAGAGCGCCACGCTGTCCCAGTCGTACTTCCTGGGCAGCGGTTTCACGGCCTCCAAGGGCTTCTTCCCCACGGAGCTGGGCTTCAGCGAGCGGCTCATCCCCACGCTGGCGAAGCTGGGCGTGAAGTGGTCCGTCATCGGCGACAACCACTTCTCCCGCACGCTGAAGGACTACCCGTTCCTCAACGACCCGGGCTCGGACACGCTGGTGTCGCCGCCCAACCGCGCGGACCTCCAGAACACCAGCACCGTGGGCGCCTGGGTGAGCGAGTCCATGGCGCACGAGCAGCAGGTCATCCGCAACAAGTACCCCTTCGCCTCCACGCCGCACTGGGTGCGCTACGTGGACCCGGCCACGGGCGCCGAGTCGCGCGTCGTGGGCATCCCCGTCAACCAGAACGGCTCCTGGCTGGAGGGCTGGGAGGGGCAGGCCACCGTGGACGTGGTGGGCCTGCGCAACTTCGAGGGGCTGGTGTCCCAGAAGCAGTTCTTCGTGCTCGCGCATGACGGCGACAACTCCGGCGGGCGCGCGGGTTCGCTCGACACGTGGCTCAACGGCCGCGCCGTCACCTGCACCGGCGGCGTGCAGTGCCTGGGCATCGACGAGTACCTGGTCAACAACACGCCTGTCGCCACGGACGTGGTGCACGTGCAGGACGGCTCGTGGGTGGACACGCGCGATTCGTCTTCCGACCCGCAGTGGCACCACTGGCGGCTGCCCTTCGGCATCTGGAAGGGGCAGTTCCCGGCCTTCAACTCCGCCACCGGGCTCAACCTGGCGCCCAAGACGAACCTGAGCGGCGTGCAGGAGGGGATGACGGTGTCGCTGGAGCACGGCTGGCACTACCTGGAGCGCAACTTCGCGCTGCTCCAGGCCTCGCTCAACTACGCCAAGACGGCCGAGCAACTCTGGCTGGACGCGCACCCCAACCACTGGAAGCCCACCACGGCGCTGGACTCGCAGGTGACTCACGCGGGCAACCAGCTCAACCCGTGGATGCTGTCCTTCCCGGTGAAGGGCGACGCGGCGAATGACTGGGCGGGCGGCGCGAACCCCGCGGAGCTGGCCTGGTATTTCCTCCTGCCGGCCATGGACTCCGGCTTCGGCTACTACGACGAGAACGTGGACGACAACGTGAAGCCCACGCTGTCCTTCAACCAGTCGCTCTACTTCTCCAAGCCGTACGTGCAGGACCGGCTGGCGCAGGACCGCACGGGCCCGTCCGTCTGGTGGCCGCAGCGCTGGCCGTACAACCCGGGCAGCGCCAACACGGACAAGTCCGAAGGGTGGACGCTGCACCACTTCGACAACAACTTCGCGCTGTATACCTACGCGTTCGATGTCAGCGGCATCACCAGCATCAAGGCACGCGTGCGCGTGCACACGGCGAAGAGCATCGACCCGCTGGACAACACGCCTCGCGTCTACGACCCGGTGGCGCTGAAGGCCGCGGGCGTGCCTGGCATCGACCCGTCGCGCGTGGGCGCGTGGGCGGACTACCCGCTCCAGCGCCGCGAGCTGCGGCCGGTGATGAACGGCGTGGCGTGGCAGCCGGCGCACCTGCCGGTGATGCAGAAGGTGGCCGCGCAGGAGATTGGCGACCTCTACTACGTGTACCTCGGGGCCTACCGCGACCAGCTGCTCGACTACTACATCGAGGCCACCGACTCGCGCGGCAACGTCACCCGGAGCGAGATCCAATCCGTCTACGTGGGCGCCGGGAAGTACCGGTTGGAGGGCGGCAAGTACATCGAGGACATCAACGGCTCGGTGACGGGCACCTACCCGTTCCTCCGCGTGGACACGACCGCTCCGACCGCGCCCACGGGGCTCGCGGCGACGCGCACGGACCGCTCCGTGACGCTGACGTGGACGGCCTCCACGGACAACGTCGGCGTGACGGGCTACCAGGTGTTCCGCAATGGCACGCAGGTGGGCTCGCCTTCCACGACGAGCTACACGGACAGCGGGCTCACGGCGGGCACGGCGTACAGTTACACCGTGCGGGCACGGGACGCTGCGGGCAACACCTCCGCGGCGAGCAGCGCGCTCTCCGTCACCACCCTGCCCCCGGACACCACGGCGCCGTCGGCGCCCTCGGGGCTCTCCGCTTCGGGCGTCACCAGCTCCTCGGTGGTGCTGAGCTGGACGGCCGCCACGGACAACTACGGCGTGAGTGACTACCTCGTGTTTCGCAATGGCACGCAGGTGTCCGCGCCCACGGCGACGACGTACACGGACACTGGGCTGTCTTCGAGCACGGCGTACAGCTACACCGTGAAGGCTCGCGACGCGGCGGGGAATACCTCCGTGGCCAGCGCCGCGCTCTCCGTCACCACCGGGCTGGGGTACACGACGACGGTCTATTACAAGAAGGGCTTCGCCACGCCGTACATCCACTACCGTCCAGCGGGTGGCACGTGGACGACGGCGCCGGGCGTGCTGATGCCGGACGCGGAGGTGACGGGCTACGCGAAGTACACGGTGAACCTGGGCTCCGTGCAGCAGCTGGAGGCTGTCTTCAACAACGGCAGCGGGACGTGGGACAACAACAACGGCGGCAACTACCTGTTCCCCACGGGCACCTCCACGTTCAACGCGGGCGTCATCACGGCGGGCGCGCCGGTGAGCGACACCTCGGCGCCGTCAGTGCCCACCGGGCTGACGTCACCGTCGAAGTCCGCGACGACGGTGTCACTGAGCTGGACTGCGTCCACGGACAACGTCGGCGTGACGGGCTACCTGGTGTTCCGCAATGGCACACAGGTGGGCACGCCCACGTCCACGAGCTACACGGACAGCGGGCTGTCCTCCAACACGGCCTACAGCTACACGGTGAGGGCGCGCGACGCGGCGGGCAACACGTCCACGGCGAGCACCGCGCTCTCCGTCACCACCAGCGCGGGCAACACGGCGACCGTCTATTACAAGAAGGGCTACGCCACGCCCTACCTCCACTACCGTCCGGCGGGCGGCACGTGGACGACGTCTCCGGGCGTGGCCATGGCGACGGCGGAGGTCTCGGGCTACGCGAAGTACACGGTGAGCCTGGGTTCGGCCACGCAGCTGGAGGCTGTCTTCAACAACGGCAGTGGCACGTGGGACAACAACGGGGGGCTCAACTACTTCTTCCCCGCGGGCACCTCCACGTTCAACGCGGGGACCATCTCCGCGGGTGCGCCGTCACAGGACACCACCGCGCCCTCGGTTCCTTCGGGGCTGACGGCTCCGTCGAAGACGGCGACCACCGTGTCGCTGACGTGGACGGCGTCCACCGACGCGAGCGGCATCGCGGGCTATGACGTGTATCGCAATGGGGCGCTGGTGGGCTCGCCCACGACGGCCAGCTACACGGACACGGGGCTGACAGTGGGCACGGCGTACAGCTACACCGTGCGGGCTCGGGACACGGCGGGCAACGCGTCCGCGCAGTCCTCCGCGCTCTCCGTCACCACGTCCACCAGCGGTGCCACGGTGACGTTCAACGTCACCGCGAGCACCGTGATGGGACAGAACGTATACGTGGTGGGCAGCGTCGCCGCGCTGGGGAGCTGGAGCCCGGCCAGTGCCGTCCTGCTGTCCGCGGCCAACTACCCCACGTGGAGCGCGGCCGTCGGGCTGCCGGGCTCCACGGCGATTGAGTACAAGTTCATCAAGAAGGACGCCGCCAACAACGTCACCTGGGAGAGCGGCGCCAACCGCACCCTGACGACGCCGGCCACGGGCACCTCGACCGTGAACGATACGTGGCGCTGA
- a CDS encoding aminotransferase class I/II-fold pyridoxal phosphate-dependent enzyme, producing MATYPASAREAFVQLRTLSEALARPEERAQALAELRELAELSRDQPEGAPLRLASVVVAVGASQERLELLIPPSIFAPEAWAFTFLEGLLKVPLDEYAGKQLVEVGSGSGWICIALAKFTGLARIRGLDLNPQAPAVGLCNAWLNGDEALVSRLSFGESDLLLGLPQKPEWDFIVGCIPQVLRSDDLPAELAQADEQALLDLSNYTSLQNVYEDHFGLGLIARLLNEAPERLLPGGRLLLNLAGRPGRAIIARMFTRRGFTTRVRVARRVMQAADTDIRPLVSLEQRTGREFEFFMEAHSPEPLRAATALGWLQSGQPIWHEVAVWEAQLSLPRETLALRAALRSLGIAALQEELDLGAASAEQLGFVTALAERLSQAPFLPYAHEAGDASFRRLVARYLDRHFGLRLSEDSLFVAPEREQAVYSFLLATCDPGDTVLVSRSLHPLYARALDKAGVRATVTHNTLGEIRRLLSAFDVKAVLLTVEPGERTNLAVLRDIVAEAARRGIWVVLDESAFFNITGDVEPRTLFEFLARTQHAPNLVILYGLIKNAVWPDLELTLLLPVPKPLRADLEVAAEVTYSRISVLAEWFYERTFSELLAFRMAFAEPVPPSPHRAPEVPLPRSSRIARLSELPAFAPRFFREDDPELVRLDYGENEGPMPLPLVEGLIAAGVAPRADGAQTGLAEAVAAFLLETRGARYAPEDVVVAPGVWPLMHHLGVALRQRLGRMPRVFLVTPCYGVLAPTFLAAGCEVESGPLGTLLSRRARGATPDAVVLSQPANPTGHYLSHEELMALATFVVEQRCLWISDEIFGLVNLTNPTAETVHSPVTLEGAVPGIGARTVLLGGLSKEFAAGGLRVGWVATKDRALVAALRDSAPGVLHTPTARAAAYLYAAHARGPDGQLLYAARHKALRNYLARMRRDLAEKRALVAEALPDDGRAEATEAGGLFLAPPMTAWLGRSVDGVKLTPENLPRVVYEHTHVVLNSGAWCGDPERVRAVFSIPREKLLKARDRLRAFGQRLR from the coding sequence ATGGCCACCTATCCCGCGTCAGCCCGTGAAGCCTTTGTCCAATTGCGTACGCTTTCGGAGGCGCTGGCCCGGCCGGAAGAGCGTGCTCAGGCGCTGGCGGAGCTGCGCGAATTGGCGGAGCTGTCGCGCGACCAGCCGGAGGGTGCGCCGCTGCGGCTGGCGTCGGTGGTGGTGGCGGTGGGCGCGTCCCAGGAGCGGCTGGAGTTGTTGATTCCGCCGTCCATCTTCGCGCCCGAGGCGTGGGCGTTCACGTTCCTGGAGGGGCTCCTGAAGGTCCCGCTGGACGAGTACGCCGGCAAGCAGCTGGTGGAGGTGGGCTCCGGCTCTGGGTGGATCTGCATCGCGCTGGCGAAGTTCACGGGGCTCGCGCGCATCCGGGGGCTGGACCTGAACCCGCAGGCCCCGGCGGTGGGGTTGTGCAATGCGTGGCTCAACGGCGACGAGGCGCTGGTGTCCCGGCTGTCCTTTGGCGAGAGCGACCTGCTGCTCGGCCTGCCGCAGAAGCCGGAGTGGGACTTCATCGTCGGATGCATCCCGCAGGTGCTGCGGAGTGATGACCTGCCCGCGGAGCTGGCGCAGGCGGATGAGCAGGCGCTGCTGGACCTGTCCAACTACACCTCGTTGCAGAACGTCTACGAGGACCACTTCGGCCTGGGGCTCATCGCGCGCCTGCTCAACGAGGCGCCGGAGCGGCTGCTGCCTGGGGGCCGGCTGCTCTTGAACCTGGCGGGCCGTCCGGGCCGCGCCATCATCGCGCGGATGTTCACCCGGCGCGGCTTCACCACCCGCGTGCGCGTGGCCCGGCGGGTGATGCAGGCGGCGGACACGGACATCCGCCCGCTGGTGTCGCTGGAGCAGCGCACCGGGCGGGAGTTCGAGTTCTTCATGGAGGCCCACAGCCCGGAGCCCCTGCGCGCGGCGACGGCGCTGGGCTGGTTGCAGTCAGGCCAGCCCATCTGGCACGAGGTCGCGGTGTGGGAGGCCCAGCTGTCGCTACCCCGGGAGACGCTGGCCCTGCGCGCGGCGCTGCGCTCGCTGGGCATCGCGGCGCTCCAGGAGGAGCTGGACCTGGGGGCGGCGTCCGCGGAGCAGCTGGGCTTCGTCACGGCGCTCGCGGAGCGGCTGTCGCAGGCGCCCTTCCTGCCCTACGCGCACGAGGCCGGCGACGCGTCCTTCCGCAGGCTGGTGGCCCGCTACCTGGATCGCCACTTCGGCCTGAGGTTGTCGGAGGACTCGCTGTTCGTCGCGCCCGAGCGCGAGCAGGCCGTCTATTCCTTCCTGCTCGCCACGTGCGACCCCGGGGACACGGTGCTGGTGTCGCGCAGCCTGCACCCGCTCTACGCGCGCGCGCTGGACAAGGCGGGCGTGCGCGCCACCGTGACGCACAACACGCTGGGGGAGATCCGCCGCCTGCTGAGCGCCTTCGACGTGAAGGCCGTGCTGCTGACGGTGGAGCCGGGTGAGCGCACCAACCTGGCGGTGCTGCGCGACATCGTGGCGGAGGCCGCGCGGCGGGGCATCTGGGTGGTGCTGGACGAGAGCGCCTTCTTCAACATCACCGGCGACGTGGAGCCGCGCACCCTCTTCGAGTTCCTCGCGCGGACGCAGCACGCGCCCAACCTGGTCATCCTGTACGGCCTCATCAAGAACGCGGTGTGGCCAGACCTGGAACTGACGTTGCTGCTCCCAGTGCCGAAGCCGCTGCGCGCGGACCTGGAGGTGGCGGCGGAGGTGACGTACTCGCGCATCAGCGTGCTGGCGGAGTGGTTCTACGAGCGCACCTTCTCGGAGCTGCTCGCCTTCCGCATGGCCTTCGCGGAGCCGGTGCCGCCTTCGCCGCACCGGGCGCCGGAGGTGCCACTGCCGCGCTCGAGCCGCATCGCGAGGCTGTCGGAGCTGCCCGCGTTCGCGCCCAGGTTCTTCCGCGAGGACGACCCGGAGCTCGTGCGCCTGGACTACGGCGAGAACGAGGGCCCCATGCCGCTGCCGTTGGTGGAGGGGCTCATCGCGGCGGGCGTCGCACCGCGCGCGGACGGGGCGCAGACGGGGCTGGCGGAGGCCGTGGCGGCCTTCCTGCTGGAGACGCGAGGGGCCCGCTATGCCCCCGAGGACGTCGTGGTGGCGCCCGGCGTCTGGCCGCTCATGCACCACCTGGGCGTGGCGCTGCGCCAGCGGCTGGGCCGGATGCCGCGCGTGTTCCTGGTGACGCCTTGTTACGGAGTGCTCGCGCCCACGTTCCTCGCGGCGGGGTGCGAGGTGGAGTCCGGCCCGCTGGGCACGCTGCTGTCGCGCCGTGCGCGGGGGGCGACGCCGGACGCGGTGGTGTTGTCGCAGCCGGCGAACCCCACGGGGCACTACCTGTCGCACGAGGAGTTGATGGCGCTGGCGACGTTCGTGGTGGAGCAGCGCTGTCTCTGGATCTCGGATGAAATCTTCGGCCTGGTGAACCTCACCAACCCCACGGCGGAAACGGTGCACAGCCCGGTGACGCTGGAGGGTGCGGTGCCCGGCATCGGCGCGCGGACGGTGCTGTTGGGCGGACTGTCGAAGGAGTTCGCGGCCGGAGGCCTGCGCGTGGGGTGGGTGGCCACGAAGGACCGGGCACTGGTGGCGGCGCTGCGCGACAGCGCCCCGGGAGTGCTGCATACGCCCACCGCGCGCGCGGCGGCGTACCTGTACGCGGCCCATGCGCGCGGACCGGACGGACAGCTGCTCTACGCCGCCCGGCACAAGGCGCTGAGGAACTACCTGGCGAGGATGCGGCGCGACCTCGCGGAGAAGCGCGCGTTGGTGGCGGAGGCGCTGCCGGACGATGGCCGCGCGGAGGCCACGGAGGCGGGGGGCTTGTTCCTCGCGCCGCCGATGACGGCCTGGCTGGGGCGCTCGGTGGATGGGGTGAAGCTCACGCCGGAGAACCTGCCGCGCGTCGTCTACGAGCACACGCACGTGGTGCTCAACAGCGGCGCGTGGTGCGGCGACCCGGAGCGCGTGCGCGCGGTGTTCTCCATTCCCCGGGAGAAGCTGTTGAAGGCCCGCGACCGCCTGCGGGCCTTCGGTCAGAGGCTGCGCTGA